In Bosea sp. PAMC 26642, the DNA window AGTGCTTCGCGCCAAGGCAGAGGCGTCGCGCCGGAACCGAGCGCGAAGAGGGAGGGTAGCGGCAGAGGAGGCGGCAAACTCTGGAAGAAGCCAGGATCGGACAGATCGGGAAACCCCTCATCCGTCCCGGCTTCGCCGGGCCACCTTCTCCCGCAAGGGGAAAAGGGAAGAGCGGCGCCGGCTCCCTTCTCCCCCTGCGGGAGAAGGTGGCGCGCAGCGCCGGATGAGGGGTCGCGCTGTGCTATGAGAACAAGCTCGATCCCCGCCACCAGTCGCCGCATGTTCTCGACGCCGCCGGCCTGGAAATACGCCAGCAGCGCCTCGGCACAGGCCGCCGGCACCGTCCCGTATTCCGCCAGCCGCGCATCAGCCCGGTCGTCGCCCGGCAGCACCGCGAGCGCGACGCTATGCGCCCGACAGGCGGCGGCCAGCCGTTCGATGCCGTAGCGCCAGTAATCCAGCCCGCCGAGACAGCGCACAAGCACGAAGCGGCAAGTCGTCGCCGTCTTCTCGATCATTAGATCGACCGAGAGCGGATGTTTCAGCCGCCGCAGCGAGGCTAGACTGATCGAAAAGCCGCTCCCATCTACAGCGGCCGCCAGCGCCGAAAGGTCGCTGTCGGCATAGGACAGCACCAGCACATCTCCCGGCGGCAGGTCGAGATCGACGGCGTCCTCGCCGTCATCGAGCCTGATCTCGCTGGTCGGGAGGAGGTGCATGGTCTGGGCTTATCCGGCCAGGGCAGCAGTGACGGCCGCCTGGTCGAAGCCCTTCAGCCCGATTACCACGAGCCGCCCGTCGCGCGCCTCGCCTTCGCCCCAGGCCCGATCGAAATGGTGGCTGACGCGTCGGCCGACGCCTTGCACGACGAGCCGCATCGGCTTGCCGGGCACGCTGGCAAAACCCTTCAGCCGCAAAACGCCTTGCGCCTCGGCCGCCTTGCCCATCCGCGCCGAAAGCGTCTCGGGCGAAAGTCCGGCCGGCAGCGGCAGGGAGACCGAGTCGAAGTCGTCGTGGTCGTGATCCTCGCCCTCGCCGTGATGCGAGGGTCGCGCCGCAAGATCGCTCTCGGCGGCGGCGCTGAGGCCAATGATGAGCGCCGGCTCGACCTTGCCATGGTTGGTCTCGACGATCTTGATCGCCTTGGGCAGATGCGCGGCGATCTCGGTCTTGACGCGGGCCTTCGCCGCCTCGTCGATCAGATCGCTCTTGTTGAGCAGGATCAGATCGGCGCAGAGGATCTGGTCCTCGAACACCTCTTCCAGCGGGTTGTCATGCTCGACCGACGAATCCTGCGCCGCCTGCGCCGCCATCGCATCAGGATCGTCGGCGAACTGGCCCTCCGCCACAGCCGGTCCGTCGACCACGGCGATGACGCCGTCGACCGTGACCCGGCTTCGGATCGCCGGCCAGTTGAAGGCGGTGACCAGCGGTTTGGGCAGGGCCAGGCCCGAGGTCTCGATCAGGATGTGCTCGGGCGGATTCGGCCGGTTGAGCAGTTTCTCCAGCGCCGGCACGAAATCGTCGGCGACGGTGCAGCAGATGCAGCCATTGGGCAGTTCGACGACATCATCCTCGGTGCAGCCGGAAATGCCGCAGCCCTTGAGGAATTCCCCGTCGAAACCCAGATCGCCGAACTCGTTGACCAGCACGGCGAGGCGCTTTCCACCGGCGTTCTCAAGGAGGTGGCGTACCAGCGTCGTCTTTCCGGCGCCGAGGAAGCCGGTGATGATGGTGCAGGGCACCTTTGCGAGCGTTGTGGTCATGAAGTCGGTCCTTGTTCGCGGGCCACGAGCGGCGGCACGCGCGCGACCACGCCCTTGCGGAAGGGGAGCGGCCGTTCTTTCCAGGGAATGATGCCGTTGGCGCTGGCCGCATAGGCCTGTGCAGCGCCGACGATATCGTCGAGATGGGTCTGCGTATCGAGATCGCCGACGAGATAGGTCCATTTGCCGTCGGCCGCGAAGGCGACGGTGCAGGGCCGCTTGCAGACGGCGAGGCATTCGACGGCCAGCACCGCGATGCCCTCCGCGCCGGCGAGACGCCCGGTCAGCGCCTCCGCGAGGTCGAGGCCCGGCTGGTCATAGCCCTCGGCAAGGTCTTCCCTCACACGCCGGCAGGCGGTGCAGACATGGATCGTGAGGTCGCGCTGCGACATGAATCGCCTCCCGCGCTGGTCCCGTGAGATCGCGGACTTTGTCCGGTCGGGCCTGCGCGCATAGGGCTTCGGGGCGCGGCCCGCAAAGGCCGCGCTGCGTCAGGCTCTGGCGGCGCGGCGCGTGGCCCAGGGCCAGAGCACGCCGACGGCAAGTCCTGTTGATAGCCAGAGCGCGGCTTGGAGGCTGAGCGACAGCGCGGTGAAATGCGCCGCGATCTCTGCGGGCACCCGGCTCTCAGGCGCGGCCGGATGCGGCGCGCCGATGAGGTGAGGCACGAGCATCGCCAGCACCGCCAGAGCCCGCAGCCAGGTTGTCTCTATCCGCAGGAAGACGAAGAGCCCGCCCGCCGTTACCAGAGCGGTTGCGATCCACCAGATCTGGCGATGCAGCAATTCGGCTGCGGCGCTGCCCGGCAGTTCCGGTGCCAGCCCGGCTGCCGGCACCAGTCCGAAGGCGAGGAAGCCGCAGGCCGCCCAGGCGAGCGCCCGCCTGTCGTCGATCGTTTCGCCCGCCGCGATCATGCCACCGAGCAGCAGCGCCGCGAAGCCGATCGCGGTCGCGACCGTGACGAGCGTGGTGAATGCCGTGCGCTGGAGTCCGTCCTCCGGCTTCCACTCGGGATGCTCGTGTCCGGCAACCTCGCCGGCAGGACCGTGGGCAAGGATGATGCGGGCCTGCCCGTCGAAGGCGGCGAGTGATGGCGGCGCAGCGCGCAGAGCCGCCTCATAGGTTTCCGCCTTGAGGATCAGCGGAGTTGTCGTGACATGCTGGAGCGCGGCGATGACGAGCCCAGCCAGAAGCCCGGCCAGAAGGCTGACCGTGAGAACGCGATTGACCATGTCCGTTCCCTCAGTGACAGGGGAAGGCGAGGGTGTGGCGCGTATCGTGGGCGGCGTTGTGGATGCTGGTCGAATGCGCGAAGCCGACCGTGAAAACCAGCACCGCCCCGAGCGCGAGGGCAGCAGCTGCCGCCTTCACCCGTTCGGAGACGCTGCCTTGGGAGGCGATTGAAGCAGTGTTCATCATGAGTCTCCTGGCCGCCCCGCCGGCGGCCTGTTGGATTGCGGATACGACGACGGCAGGTCTCCTGGCTCGCGGATCAAGACGTTTCGCGCCGCCTTCCCGGGATCGCTCCCAGTGGCCGATGGCGCAAAACTCACCGCTTACAGTTGCGGGGGCAGCCGCGGTATCTCACCGCGTTCCCTTTTCACCCCGTTGCCGGGGCACCGTCGATCATGATCATTAGCCATGTGCGGGCGCCTGTGCAATGCACTCGCTAGCTTCCTTCCAAGCCCTCATCCTGAGGAGCCGCGAAGCGGCGTCTCGAAGGATGCTCCAGAGCGCGCTGGAGCATCCTTCGAGACGGCCTGACGGCCGCTGCTCAGGATGAGGGCTTGTTTTTGCGAAGAGCCACGATGATCGAAAGCCTGCCTAATCTCACCCTCGTCCTCGGCGGCGCCCGCTCGGGCAAGAGCCGCCATGCCGAGGCGCTGATAGAGGCGTTCTCGCCGCCATGGCACTACATCGCAACGGCGCAGGCCTATGACGACGAGATGCAGGCGCGGATCGCCGAGCACCGGGCACGCCGCTCGCAGGACTGGATCACGATCGACGCGCCGCTGGCGCTGCCGGAAGCAATTCGCAGCGTGCCGGTCGGTCAACCGATCCTGGTCGATTGCCTGACGCTCTGGCTGACCAACCTGATTCTGGCGGAGCACGACACCGCCGCCGCGGCGACCGAGCTGGTGGCAGCCTACGAGGCCGCGGCCGGTCCCGTCGTGCTGGTCTCCAACGAGGTCGGCCTCGGCATCGTTCCCGACAATGCGCTGGCCAGGCGCTTCCGCGACGAGGCCGGTCGGCTCCACCAGCGCCTTGCGACGCAGGCCGACCGCGTGGTCTTCATGGTCGCGGGACTGGCGATGCAAGTGAAATGAAGAAGCTGAAGTGATGACGATCGATACGGACGAAGCCGCTCGCCACAAGGCGAAGATGGAAAAGCGCAAGGCGGTCCAGGACGCCGAGGTCGCCAGCAAGACGATCGAGAAGGGTCTGCTGATCGTCAACACCGGCCCCGGCAAGGGCAAGTCGACGGCCGCTTTCGGGCTGATGCTGCGCGCCCTCGGCCATGGCTGGCGCGTCGGCGTCGTGCAGTTCATCAAGGGCGCCTGGGAGACCGGCGAACGCAAGGCGCTCGATGCTTTCGGCGAGCAGATCACCTGGCATACCATGGGCGAGGGCTTTACCTGGGAGACGCAGGACAAGGCTCGTGACATCGCCGCCGCCGGCCGCGCCTTCGAGAAGGCGAAGGACCTCATGGCGGATCCCGGCATCCGCCTGCTCGTGCTCGACGAACTCAACATCGCACTGCGCTACGACTACCTGCCGCTCGACGAAGTCGTCGCGACGCTCGCCGCCCGCCGGCCCGACCTGCACATCGTCGTCACGGGCCGCAACGCCAAGCCCGAACTGATCGCCGCAGCCGACCTCGTTACCGAGATGACGCTGGTCAAGCACCACTTCGCGGCCGGCGTGAAGGCGCAAGCTGGGATCGAGTTCTGAGCGTTTAGCCGGTCGGTATCAGGTGAAGAGCAGCGGCGCCGCCGAGGACGGAGTCGATCCTGATCTGCGTGTCGAAGGTTGCAAGTTGGCCATTCTTCGAGGCTGCCAGGGCCAGCAGATAAGTGTCAGTGACCTCTCGCGAATGACGCAATCGCGAAAGATCGACAATGGCGTCGTCGAATAGGCTGATGGCGTCCGGCCAGAAACATGGCCGGGAACGGAGCGGAGTTTGCTGAGAATTCGCGCCACGCCGGCAGGGGATGATTGCGCCAGCGGGAAGGGATAACGTGCATTACCGAGAATGCGCACCACGCCGTTCTCGACGATAGGACACGTTGCCCAGGAGTTCCTAGCGTTGGCCGAAAACCAGTCATGAGCGGCCGAGGAATGAACGTGCAGCGGGTTGATCAGCGCGATCAGAACGTTGACGTCGAGCAGATACGTCACGGCTCTTCGTCGCGAAGCGCGTTGACCAGTTCCAGTGTGACTACCACGCCGGGTCGGCTCGGCAATTGCGGAAATCCGTTGCGATAAGCGATCTCAGGCTCCGCCGGCAATGCGCGCCGCGCCAACTCAGAGATAACCTCGCCGACGGTGCGGTCCTGTTCCTGCGCCAGCTTTTCCGCCGCGCGGACGACATCGTCGTCGATTGCCACATGCGTGCCCATGATCGCCTTCCCATTGGCTTTGGCAGGCATTCTACCTTAACGGTCGCCCTGCGGTAAGATGCGCGTCCTCATGCGTTCCGGAGCATCGATCCAACAGCGACCCCGACCGCTGCCAGCCCCCACAGCAACCCGCAGGCCCGGCGATACAGCCGCAGCGCACGCCGGATGTCCGCGGCAGTCGCCTCCGCCCGCCCGTCCCCCATCCAGCCATCCTCGACGGCGATGTCGCCATAGATGCGCGGTCCTGCCAGCCTTAGCCCCAGCGCGCCGGCCATCGCCGCTTCCGGCCAGCCGGCATTGGGTGAGCGGTGCTCGCCCGCGTCGCGCTTGACCGCGCGCCACGCGCCGCCGGCGTCGGCCTCAGCGTCCAGCGCCGCGGCTGCGACCAGCAGCAGTGCCGTCAGTCGCGAAGCCGGGAGATTGATCAGGTCGTCGAAGCGCGCTGCCGCCCAGCCGAAGGCGAGATGGCGCTCGCTCTTGTGGCCGATCATCGAATCGGCGGTGTTGGCTGCCTTGTAGAGCGCAATGCCGGGCAGGCCGCCGAGGCCAAGCCAGAAGGCGGGTGCGACGACCCCGTCGGAAAAATTCTCGGCCAGGCTTTCGGTCGCGGCGCGCGCCACGCCGGCTTCATCCAGGCTTTCGGGATTGCGCCCGACGATCATCGCCACGGCCTTGCGCCCTTCCGCCAGCCCGCCGTGCTCAAGGCCGTCGGCGACGCGTGCGACGTGCTCGTGCAGGCTGCGCTGCGCCAGCAGGCTCGAGGCGAGAAGCGCCAAGGGCAGCAGGCCGAGCAGCCCCAGCATCCGACAGAGTGCCGTCAGGCCGAGCGCTACAGCCAGTGTCACCGTCAGCAGGATCGCAAGCGCCAGCACGCCGGCAGCCTTGCGAGCCGCCAGGGATGCCGTCTCCCAGTTCAGCCTGCGGTCGAGCCATGAGATCAGCGCGCCTATCCAGGTGACGGGATGGCCGATCCGCGCATACAAGCCCTGCGGGTAGCCGAACGCGGCCTCGATCGCGAGCGCGGCGAGCAGCAGGGGCAGGGTGTTGGGCAAGGTCATGCGGGGCGGGGATAATCGTGGCTGAGGGGACAATCTGGCATGGTGGCGATCTGGCGCAGGCGCAGGCGCTGTTTCCCGATGCACCAAAACCCTGGATCGATCTCTCCACCGGCATCAACCCCATTCCCTATCCGCTTCCGGAGCTGCCGTTAAGCCTATGGCAACACCTGCCGGGTTCGTCCGACGAGGCGGCTTTGCTGGCTGCAGCACGAGCGGCTTACCGCGTAGCTGATGGAATCGGCATCGTTGCGGCTCCCGGAACGCAGATCCTGATCGAAATGCTGCCGCGCCTCGTTGGCACTGCGCGCGTCGCGGTGCTGGGGCCGACCTATGCCGAGCACGAGGCGGCCTGGCGCAAGGCCGGCGCCGATGTCGTGATGGTCTCCGATCTTGGCGAGACCGGCGAGGCGTCGGTGACCGTGCTGGTCAATCCGAACAACCCCGATGGGCGAGTCGTGCCGACCGGGGCGCTGCAGGACCTCGCCGCGCAGTGCAGGGCGAAGGGCGGGCTTCTCGTCATCGACGAGGCCTTTGCCGATTTCGCCCCCGAGACCAGCATCCTTCCCACTCTGCCGCCTGGCGCGCTCGTGTTGCGCTCCTTCGGCAAGACCTATGGGCTGGCTGGCCTCCGGCTTGGTTTCGCCATCGGCGAGCCGCCGCTCATCGAAGCGCTGCGCTCGGCGCTCGGGCCTTGGGCGGTTGCGGGACCGGCGCTGCATGTCGGCGCGCTGGCGCTTCGCGATACGCGATGGCTGATGCAGGCAGGCGCAGACAGACGCGCAGACGCCGCCCGGCTCGACACGCTGCTCGCTCGCCATGGCCGAGTTCTTGGGGGGACGGCGCTCTTCCGGCTCCTGGCAACACCCGACGCCCCCCCGCTCTTCGCTCATCTGGGGCGGCAGGGGCTTTATGTCCGACGTTTCCAGAACGACGCGACGTGGCTGCGTTTCGGCCTGCCCGGCGATGCTGCGGCCTGGGCGCGGCTGGAAGCGGCGCTGGTCTCCTTCTCGCACTGATCCACCTGGCGTTGCGCCCATGCGCTGACTGCCGGGACAACCCGTCGATAAGGCAATAACCTGAACCGATCCGATAGCCGAGGACCGTAACGCAATGCCGACCCTGCCCCGAGACAGCGAACTGACCATCGGTTTCGCCCACGCCGCCTATCAGTTGCAGGACGAGTTCCTGACGCGCGGATCGGCGGCGAAATCCGTCGAGATGCGCTCTCTCGACGAGTTGAAGGCGCGAGCAGCCGAGCTCGACGTGCTTGTCGTCTCGGGCCTGTGGCGCAACGAGTTGATTGCGGCTGCGCCGAAACTGCGCTTCGTCCAGTCGGTCAGCGCCGGCACCGACCAGTTCGACAAGCCGGCTTTCTCGGCGGCCGGCATCCGGCTCGCCAGCGCTCAGGGCGCCAATGAGCGCGCCGTCTCCGAACATGCGATGGCCCTGATCCTGACGCTGACGCGCCAGATCCACCTTGCCCGCGACAACCAGACGACCCGGCATTGGCGTCCAATGATCGGCGATCGCAGCATCAGGGAGGACGAACTCGGCGGCAAGACGCTGGTCATCGTCGGATTGGGTCGCATAGGCCTCAGGCTGGCTGCGCTCGCCGGCGCCTTCGGCTTGCGCGTCATCGGCGTGCGCCGACAGCCCGAGCCGGTCGCCGGCATCGAGGCCATCGTGCGCCCCGACCAGCTGCACGAAGTCATTGCGCAGGCCGACATCGTCGCCTTGACCTGCCCGCTGACCCCGGAGACGGAGGGGCTCATCGACGCGCGGGCGCTCGCCGCGATGAAGCCTTCGGCCGTGCTGATAAACGTCGCGCGCGGCAAGGTCGTCGATGAGACCGCACTCTTGGCCGCCTTGACCGATGGCCGCATCGCCGGTGCCGGTCTCGACACCTTCCACGACGAGCCGCTGCCGCCGGCATCGCCGTTCTGGGCGCTGCCCCAGGTCGTCGTCACGCCTCACAGCGCGGGAGAGACGCAGCGCTACGAGGCCAATGTCGTCGATCTGCTGCTCGAGAATCTCGGCCGGCTGGGGCGGGGCGAGACCTCCCTGCGCAACCAGATCGTCTGAGTGATGCAGGTTGCTTCAGGGTCGTGAGAGCCTGCGCCACCGCCGCCGCACCTCGTCGCGGAGGCGCGCGACGGCCTGATAGGCGGCGCTTGACCTGACCCAGGCAAAAATCCGGACGCGGATCGACGTGAGCAGCGTGATCGCCCATGCGAGCCAGCCATAGGTCAGGAGCTTGGCCCGTCCGGCATGGTAGATGCGCTCGACGATCACGAAGCTTGCAAGATAGGCCAGCGCCAGGATCGAGACGCCCGCCGCGACTTGTCCCCGGCCCATCAGGAAGAGCCCGACGATCTTCAGCGGCTCGACCACCGCGAAATGGGCCGCGAGCAGGATCAGGATGACGAGGCGCGGTAGTCCCGCGATCCAGGCCTCGATGCGTGCGACGATGCGCAGGCCCGCCAGCCATCGTGCCAGGGGCCGGTAGAGCGGCCGCGCGATCTCGTCCAGCAGAACTGCCGCGGTCAACACGCCCTGCAAGACCAGCTTGGCTGCACGCCGCGGCAGGTCGAGTGGTGAAGGCGATTGCATGGCAGGAAATTCCCTCGTCACGGTCGAGATAGCGGGACCGATCAGCGGCCGCGCGCATCCTCGCGTATCATTCCCGAAGCCTTTTCCGCGATCATCATCGTCGGCGCGGCGGTGTTGCCCGAGGTAATCGCCGGCATCACCGAGGCATCGACGACGCGAAGGCCTTCGATGCCGCGCACGCGCAGCCGCTCGTCGAGCACGGCGCCCGTGTCGCCGTCGCGACCCATGCGGACGGTGCCGGCGGGATGGAATATCGTCGTGCCCAGCACCTTTGCAGCCTCGAGCAGCGCCTCGTCGGAGGTCGCGGCCGGGCCTGGACTGTGCTCCTGCGGCCGGAAGCGGGCAAGCGGAGCCTGCGAGACGATCCTGCGCGCCAGCTTCAGCGCATCGACCGCGACCCGCCGGTCCTCCTCGGTCGCCAGATAGTTCGGCGAGATCGCCGGCGCGTCCTCGGCCCTTGGGGTTTTCAGATGGACGCTGCCGCGGCTCGATGGGCGAAGGTTGCAGACGCTGGCGGTGAAGGCACCGAATGGGTGAAGGCCGTCCCCCCATTTGTCGAGCGACAGCGGCTGGAAGTGGAACTCGAGATTGGCGGTGGTATAATCGGCCGAGGATTTGGCGAAGGCGCCGACCTGCGAAGGTGCCATGGTCAAGGGTCCGGTTCGCAT includes these proteins:
- the cobW gene encoding cobalamin biosynthesis protein CobW, whose protein sequence is MTTTLAKVPCTIITGFLGAGKTTLVRHLLENAGGKRLAVLVNEFGDLGFDGEFLKGCGISGCTEDDVVELPNGCICCTVADDFVPALEKLLNRPNPPEHILIETSGLALPKPLVTAFNWPAIRSRVTVDGVIAVVDGPAVAEGQFADDPDAMAAQAAQDSSVEHDNPLEEVFEDQILCADLILLNKSDLIDEAAKARVKTEIAAHLPKAIKIVETNHGKVEPALIIGLSAAAESDLAARPSHHGEGEDHDHDDFDSVSLPLPAGLSPETLSARMGKAAEAQGVLRLKGFASVPGKPMRLVVQGVGRRVSHHFDRAWGEGEARDGRLVVIGLKGFDQAAVTAALAG
- a CDS encoding DUF1636 family protein; translated protein: MSQRDLTIHVCTACRRVREDLAEGYDQPGLDLAEALTGRLAGAEGIAVLAVECLAVCKRPCTVAFAADGKWTYLVGDLDTQTHLDDIVGAAQAYAASANGIIPWKERPLPFRKGVVARVPPLVAREQGPTS
- a CDS encoding CbtA family protein, with product MVNRVLTVSLLAGLLAGLVIAALQHVTTTPLILKAETYEAALRAAPPSLAAFDGQARIILAHGPAGEVAGHEHPEWKPEDGLQRTAFTTLVTVATAIGFAALLLGGMIAAGETIDDRRALAWAACGFLAFGLVPAAGLAPELPGSAAAELLHRQIWWIATALVTAGGLFVFLRIETTWLRALAVLAMLVPHLIGAPHPAAPESRVPAEIAAHFTALSLSLQAALWLSTGLAVGVLWPWATRRAARA
- a CDS encoding CbtB domain-containing protein, producing MNTASIASQGSVSERVKAAAAALALGAVLVFTVGFAHSTSIHNAAHDTRHTLAFPCH
- the cobU gene encoding bifunctional adenosylcobinamide kinase/adenosylcobinamide-phosphate guanylyltransferase yields the protein MIESLPNLTLVLGGARSGKSRHAEALIEAFSPPWHYIATAQAYDDEMQARIAEHRARRSQDWITIDAPLALPEAIRSVPVGQPILVDCLTLWLTNLILAEHDTAAAATELVAAYEAAAGPVVLVSNEVGLGIVPDNALARRFRDEAGRLHQRLATQADRVVFMVAGLAMQVK
- the cobO gene encoding cob(I)yrinic acid a,c-diamide adenosyltransferase; protein product: MTIDTDEAARHKAKMEKRKAVQDAEVASKTIEKGLLIVNTGPGKGKSTAAFGLMLRALGHGWRVGVVQFIKGAWETGERKALDAFGEQITWHTMGEGFTWETQDKARDIAAAGRAFEKAKDLMADPGIRLLVLDELNIALRYDYLPLDEVVATLAARRPDLHIVVTGRNAKPELIAAADLVTEMTLVKHHFAAGVKAQAGIEF
- a CDS encoding CopG family transcriptional regulator, encoding MGTHVAIDDDVVRAAEKLAQEQDRTVGEVISELARRALPAEPEIAYRNGFPQLPSRPGVVVTLELVNALRDEEP
- the cbiB gene encoding adenosylcobinamide-phosphate synthase CbiB; amino-acid sequence: MTLPNTLPLLLAALAIEAAFGYPQGLYARIGHPVTWIGALISWLDRRLNWETASLAARKAAGVLALAILLTVTLAVALGLTALCRMLGLLGLLPLALLASSLLAQRSLHEHVARVADGLEHGGLAEGRKAVAMIVGRNPESLDEAGVARAATESLAENFSDGVVAPAFWLGLGGLPGIALYKAANTADSMIGHKSERHLAFGWAAARFDDLINLPASRLTALLLVAAAALDAEADAGGAWRAVKRDAGEHRSPNAGWPEAAMAGALGLRLAGPRIYGDIAVEDGWMGDGRAEATAADIRRALRLYRRACGLLWGLAAVGVAVGSMLRNA
- the cobD gene encoding threonine-phosphate decarboxylase CobD; translated protein: MAEGTIWHGGDLAQAQALFPDAPKPWIDLSTGINPIPYPLPELPLSLWQHLPGSSDEAALLAAARAAYRVADGIGIVAAPGTQILIEMLPRLVGTARVAVLGPTYAEHEAAWRKAGADVVMVSDLGETGEASVTVLVNPNNPDGRVVPTGALQDLAAQCRAKGGLLVIDEAFADFAPETSILPTLPPGALVLRSFGKTYGLAGLRLGFAIGEPPLIEALRSALGPWAVAGPALHVGALALRDTRWLMQAGADRRADAARLDTLLARHGRVLGGTALFRLLATPDAPPLFAHLGRQGLYVRRFQNDATWLRFGLPGDAAAWARLEAALVSFSH
- a CDS encoding D-2-hydroxyacid dehydrogenase, which gives rise to MPTLPRDSELTIGFAHAAYQLQDEFLTRGSAAKSVEMRSLDELKARAAELDVLVVSGLWRNELIAAAPKLRFVQSVSAGTDQFDKPAFSAAGIRLASAQGANERAVSEHAMALILTLTRQIHLARDNQTTRHWRPMIGDRSIREDELGGKTLVIVGLGRIGLRLAALAGAFGLRVIGVRRQPEPVAGIEAIVRPDQLHEVIAQADIVALTCPLTPETEGLIDARALAAMKPSAVLINVARGKVVDETALLAALTDGRIAGAGLDTFHDEPLPPASPFWALPQVVVTPHSAGETQRYEANVVDLLLENLGRLGRGETSLRNQIV